The segment TtgcttgttatttattaatattgataccAATTTCTAACAACTGGATAGAACTAAactaacacaaataaatttaaataatcagaaAAGTACTATGACactataatttgattatataacattaaaaattaaaaaaaaaaaatttgagcagcctatattgtaaaaacatttaattgctgaaataaaaaaataattattatctatggATGAGATTTTTAAACGACATAAATAAAtggttatatataactaattccAATTTGATAAGCCACAGGCCATAGCTACACAGTACAATGTGTTAGAGAAATATCTGaagtaattacatataaaataaatataacatatccCACAGGCATTAGATATGTTATCAAAGAATAACTCAATAAAACAGCACTTCACactgtattacaatttaatgaaGGTATATCAGgacaattaatgtaaaataattcaatcatTTTTACCGTGGTATTTCTGTAAATGACTAATCTCTTAAAGATGTTACATGTGTAGTCTAGTTGATTtggatatgaaaaatataaatattcggAAATTATGGAGGCCAGTCCATATTATCTCAAAACAACTCGTGAACTTCTGGGACAGTTCATATTGTATTAAGTATCTAAATAGTTTCActaatacacataaaatatcttatattaaaaatataaatagcataCACATTAATGGCGCTAAGGCAACTCCAATCAAACACCTCgcttattgaaaaatttacaactaaATCATTCATTTAGTTACTTAAAATCAGTTTATTTTCTAGTCGATTATTCAAAAgcaatttttgaaattatttcttcAAAAGAATCATATTGATTAATCATAGAGTGttcgaaatttaataaatacttgacCTTATCAGTGTGTAGAAGTTCTACAATTACTGTAATttcatatgtaataaaatttttcttatgtacaaaagaaaatcattatacagatttatatgaaacatatgGCTATGTATGAGTGccaattgaaaaatatcaaagtatCAAGTGTgtgcaataattaaataataagatgtgtaatgaaataatatttctacaaaACTAGTTTATAACTCATCTCTTAGTAGAGTGTATCTGTTCttagatggcgctagttttttaaatgtggACTCGGGAGGTGTGGTTACTTTAATATCATTGTCACTAGCAGGAGCTTCGGTACCATAGTGGAATTCCCTGTAAAATATGagaaacatataattattaatatcaaaggaATTAAGGTTCTTAGTATTTGTGTTAGAtactaaataacataataaaattaatttaacaacaatgtataaaataaaataacaagcaATTTACCttgaaatttaacaatattcaaGAATACAGTGATAAAAATgcgattatatatttttttgtacacaaaattgttattcatacaaaaaaaaaatttacatggCTATCAAACTTGTAGTGACACCCACCTGTGTAATTTTCCTGAATACAAATCTTGTAAGAACTGTTTGAGTTTTCCGGGTATTTCCATATCACTGTATTTGGGAAATAGGTACATGTGCCTGAATGAGTCGATAGCAATCAAAGGCAGGTCGCTCACAGACTTCCCGAGGTGATGAAGAGGATGTTCAAAACGTACGCCATCAGCAGTCAagaagttaatattttctacaatataatataatgattaataaatcttttcatAGATAATTCACAAACAAATATCGTctatatttattcaacaataaCTCGATTGGCAATTTACATCATAACCAGGAAGTGGCATtttcgatttaaattaatgatttttccattcaaatatctgaatataattatggttaaataaattgtgaagTATAAAGTTTGTATAAGTGAgaatagttaaattttaaaacctttacatatttctcttaaaaaaaaattcgcgtTTCAAGTttgtcaatttaataattggaAGGTTAAAGTGAAGTTACAAATCctgtttctttctttatttttaataacaactgGCATCGTCCCCATAGTGTTGAATACGAGAATAGTAtgtcatatacattttaataaccaaataaatacataatgattttatatatttgtttgctGATATTTCTTGTCATTTTCACCTATACACCCCTTTGTCAATATCGTAAAAGtttcacaaattatattttaaaatcacataaaattacttattctaaatatataacatttttctgaCTCTGTCaatttaaatctctatatattttttctcatatatatatctaatattcAAATCAACTCACGTTTTTCGGATTCCAATTCgttcataataatttctttgtatttcttAACGCTCTCAGTGTCGGACGGGTGATGGAACAAGATGAGGAACGGCAGGCCTTCTTCTGTTAGTTCTTCAGcattttcaaatgttatttcaCGTACAATTGGTATACACTTCTGTTGTACCCAAGTGTATAACTCATCAAAGTTAAGCATAGAGCCGTGATAGGTTTCATCGGGTTCAATGGAGGTTCGCTTATCAGTCCTGAATACAATGATCGGCTGACCTGGAAATTATCATCAATGAATTTACCTACAATActgaaagttaattaaatcaaatttatctaTACATTAGGGAAAGAGTCAATAAGTATCTTAATTAAActgtcaattttatatatattgctaaTTGGTGGCTTATATTAGTCATTTAAATTCCATTTctcaaaataattcttaattaaacattttactcatttcattctttttacttataaatcttgtgtcttaaaatatatacccgGAGGATGCATCTGCTGGGAAGCATCTCCAAATCCTGCATGGAATAAACACTCGTCCTTCAAACTGGCTGCTACTTTTCTTAATACTTCATACTCCGGCTGATCCCGTCTGTCCATATACCCAATTATATGTCTTTTATCTTCACTCAAATCATGCAACTCTTTCAAGGAACCAAATTGAACAATTGGGTCCGTCAACTGCTTCTTAATAAACTCAGCAAAGGCCTCAACTGATCTTTGACCTAGAAGGTTATAAGGATGAGGTTATAATGCCCAATTTACATTACCCATACCGAATAGAATGATAATCAATATACTTAGAGGAAACAATGTTGAGATGCTAATGaacattaaactaaaaataaattaatgatagcATATTATTACcatcaaaacataaaataaattataaaatttaatgtgttttaatagaaataaatattcacatgTTAACAATAACAGATGTTGTTATAGTTACTAGTAAGATTAAGAcactattttcaaaaatttaaaataatacctcTATATTCTTTCTTAGCTGGAAACCCATTCCGGAATAGTTTCAAAGTAGGATATTTGGTAATATGAAACCTTGTAGCAATAGCACCTTCTTGGTCACAATCTACTTTACCCATAACAACCTTTCCAGGGTCATATCCTGCTTTAGCTACTTCAACAGCCGCATCATCAAAGATGGGCATCAAAATATTACTGAACT is part of the Danaus plexippus chromosome 9 unlocalized genomic scaffold, MEX_DaPlex mxdp_26, whole genome shotgun sequence genome and harbors:
- the LOC116767399 gene encoding endoplasmic reticulum resident protein 44 isoform X1 produces the protein MNLNLVDTFSYKLIASLVVLICHSFYNPIDSGAVQITQSNLDMVLASNEIVFINFYAEWCKFSNILMPIFDDAAVEVAKAGYDPGKVVMGKVDCDQEGAIATRFHITKYPTLKLFRNGFPAKKEYRGQRSVEAFAEFIKKQLTDPIVQFGSLKELHDLSEDKRHIIGYMDRRDQPEYEVLRKVAASLKDECLFHAGFGDASQQMHPPGQPIIVFRTDKRTSIEPDETYHGSMLNFDELYTWVQQKCIPIVREITFENAEELTEEGLPFLILFHHPSDTESVKKYKEIIMNELESEKQNINFLTADGVRFEHPLHHLGKSVSDLPLIAIDSFRHMYLFPKYSDMEIPGKLKQFLQDLYSGKLHREFHYGTEAPASDNDIKVTTPPESTFKKLAPSKNRYTLLRDEL
- the LOC116767399 gene encoding endoplasmic reticulum resident protein 44 isoform X2, translated to MVLASNEIVFINFYAEWCKFSNILMPIFDDAAVEVAKAGYDPGKVVMGKVDCDQEGAIATRFHITKYPTLKLFRNGFPAKKEYRGQRSVEAFAEFIKKQLTDPIVQFGSLKELHDLSEDKRHIIGYMDRRDQPEYEVLRKVAASLKDECLFHAGFGDASQQMHPPGQPIIVFRTDKRTSIEPDETYHGSMLNFDELYTWVQQKCIPIVREITFENAEELTEEGLPFLILFHHPSDTESVKKYKEIIMNELESEKQNINFLTADGVRFEHPLHHLGKSVSDLPLIAIDSFRHMYLFPKYSDMEIPGKLKQFLQDLYSGKLHREFHYGTEAPASDNDIKVTTPPESTFKKLAPSKNRYTLLRDEL